In Notolabrus celidotus isolate fNotCel1 chromosome 8, fNotCel1.pri, whole genome shotgun sequence, a genomic segment contains:
- the LOC117816990 gene encoding uncharacterized protein LOC117816990: protein MELHCLPTETPTTASSCSTDPLYDNCPPFTQRGRARERDMESRVVCPAVTRLPGPRSPQPGLAPAVAVVPSLVGGGRGTGAWPDHSYCSWRRGLGRAGWEAELDPEVNRVRGGGTRGGNCGVQLHHSPNPSQSEEHRSALSVYDNLPEAVTPDSIQEVFDVEMSITENMQEQMYRAWTPEQVQGLMEDDKSTWSSCEIILAEAGPASKDHNPDQDKEHEQDPELDSGSCGSKQEDRFAACSPQLSQTGSRVLWPSAEAKHQEHPSWFPRVPPPVPLADPSASALRSLLTSLQQQIVRQREEYEERIVGLEQRNEELQVEVVRLKTNLAQQRHWYHVVQAKIVESERVRAAAEQQNATLQKEMDQFFDTFGELNNEAKKTECIVKSF from the exons ATGGAGCTGCACTGCCTTCCTACTGAGACCCCCACCACAGCAAGCTCTTGCTCCACGGACCCTCTGTACGACAATTGCCCACCTTTCACCCAGCGAGGGAGGGCCAGGGAGAGGGATATGGAGAGCAGGGTTGTGTGTCCGGCTGTAACCAGACTCCCAGGCCCAAGAAGCCCTCAGCCCGGTCTGGCCCCAGCTGTGGCTGTGGTTCCCTCATTGGTCGGAGGGGGACGAGGGACTGGCGCCTGGCCAGATCACAGCTACTGCAGCTGGAGAAGAGGCCTGGGAAGAGCAGGCTGGGAAGCAGAGCTGGATCCAGAAGTAAacagagtgagaggaggaggaactcGGGGAGGTAACTGTGGAGTTCAGCTCCACCACAGTCCAAATCCATCTCAGAGCGAGGAGCACAGGAGTGCTCTTTCGGTGTATGATAACCTCCCTGAAGCTGTCACCCCAGACAGCATCCAAGAGGTGTTTGACGTGGAAATGAGCATCACAGAGAACATGCAGGAGCAGATGTACCGAGCATGGACCCCAGAACAGGTCCAGGGACTGATGGAGGACGATAAAAGCACCTGGTCATCCTGTGAGATCATCCTCGCTGAAGCTGGTCCAGCTAGTAAGGACCATAATCCAGACCAGGACAAGGAGCATGAACAGGATCCGGAGCTGGACTCAGGATCCTGTGGATCTAAGCAGGAGGATCGTTTTGCAGCATGTTCCCCTCAGTTGTCCCAAACAGGGAGCAGGGTTTTGTGGCCCTCAGCTGAAGCCAAACACCAAGAGCACCCATCTTGGTTTCCCAGGGTACCCCCTCCTGTGCCACTGGCTGACCCCTCAGCCAGTGCCCTCCGCAGCCTCCTCACCAGTCTCCAACAGCAAATAGTGAGGCAGAGGGAGGAGTACGAGGAACGAATAGTTGG CCTGGAGCAGAGAAATGAagagctgcaggtggaggtggtgCGGTTGAAAACAAACCTGGCTCAACAGCGGCACTGGTACCATGTAGTCCAGGCCAAGATTGTGGAGTCTGAAAGAGTGAGGGCTGCCGCAGAGCAACAGAATGCAACTCTGCAGAAGGAGATGGACCAGTTCTTTGACACTTTTGGAGAGCTCAACAATGAGGCAAAAAAGACTGAGTGTATCGTGAAaagcttttga